CCAAACAATCTGGGTATACTGATAGTAGACATCGGGTCATCTCCTTGTGTTTTAACTCTATTGGGAGTATTTACCCGATGTCCTTTTTCTAATCATTTTGATCAACACTTACGGAGATGAACCATTTGGGTAATGGAATCGTGTCATGGACAATCAGCAACGTCTCTGCAGTGCATGCTTGTCATAGTAATCCTGTGGGAGAAGCCCCGATAGGTAAGTTTAAGGCTAATGAATGAATAACCAAGGATGTGATTCTGCGACCAACTTGCCGTCGAATGTGATCAGAGTATCAATCTGCATTGCGCATGGACTTCACGAGGAGGAATTGAGGATGGGAAATGCAAATACAGCGGATCCAAAATGTTGGGAACTCGGCATGTCATCATCAATGCTTCGGCCAGTTAATGAAGAAACAATTGGTGATTGTGTTTCGGCAGGAGTCGCTCACCTAGAAGTCATTTTACCTAGGAAAGAGGACGATCCGTATGGTGAGGTAGAACACGTCTTTAGCTGGGCAAGAAACCAAAACATGCACATTCAATCGGTGCATTTACCCTTCGGATGGCAATGGGATGTGGGTCAATCGGATAAGGATGCCCGGAGTCGAGCGATTAGAGGCGTCGAAGATCTCATCGCAAAAAGTGCCTTATGGCACCCGGTTACCGTTATTATCCACCCGAGCTACGAGCCGATTCCCGATGAGGAAAGGAAGGAATGGCTCAAGCGATGTCAACAATCGCTCGCTCACTTGAGTCAATTTGCGTCTGGCTATGGGATTACCCTTGCTATCGAGTGTTTGCCCCGGACATGTCTTGGTAATACCAGCGATGAAGTATTGTTCCTTCTGGAAGGAAGTCCGTCCCTTGCCGTTTGTTGTGACGTCAACCACTTACTGCAGGAAACGCCTCAAACATTTATTCAGCGGGTAGGGAACCGCATTAAAGCTACCCATATTTCAGACTACGATGGTTTGGATGAAAAGCACTGGCCGCCCGGTCAAGGTGTGATCGATTGGATCGAGGTTGTGCGTGCCTTGGCAGAGAATGGATTTCAGGGTCCTTTAATGTTTGAAGTGGGCGCATCGGCTGGCTTCGGCGCCATAGAGTTGACGGAGTGGTGGAAGAAGTTGCTAAGCTCGTTAGACTAAAGCCGGGGGACCTTGCAGTGCCAATGGGATCGTGATTGTAGAGACAAACCGCAGGGATTGGTTACGTTTGTGATTTCGAGTATGAATAGTCAATGGGATATTGTATATTCAAAGAGGTGGAACGGATGCGATTAAGACGGATTGAGCATTCACCCAATATTTGGCGGGACAAATTCTGGTCGATAGCGATTATGGGAATTGGGTTAATGTTTGCGTCCTGGTTGCTTACTCATAATCCTAATACGGTTGCGTGGGCGCAGGTGGGAAATGCGGTTAACCTAGGTTACGAAGTGGGTTTTATTCAAGCCAACGAGAGTTTTACCGCTGAAAGCGTTTGGGTTGGGGAGGATGACGCAGGAACAAAGGACTCGCTTTGGTTAGCAGTAGGTACCTCTGAGGATGATTCGAGCAAAGACTCTAGTCCGTATGTGACCCTTAGTTGGGTAAAGAAGGACGGGGGATTCTTTCCGACAAAGTGCCTGCGGCTCGCCATAGGGCAAGAGAAATCTGCAAACGATCTGGAGTCGAAGGATAAGCAGGTTACGCTCTATTCGACGAGTATGCTTGATGATGCCAACTATACAGCGCTCTTGAGCATTGATCAAACAGTGGGCCTTTTACATATTGCCATATACAAGAATCTCTCTGAGTCCCTACTTTCAACGGAATCCGTCATGTATCTTACATCGGCTTGTCCAGTAGCTGTTCATGTATCGTCATTACCTCGAAGGGAAAATCATCGAAATCTTTGGTTATTCTCCGGTTCTGCCCAAATTCAAAGTCGGACAAGACCCGGTTTCAGACCGATAGCAAGCCGCGTCGAGGTTGGCGAAGCTAACGATTATGGTACTGTGCTTCCTTTGAAAAACGTGGATTACGGAGAACCCATTGCGGTACGTATTCGGGCCAATCAACCCATGCTCGGCGAGTACCGCGTGTTCGTGGAATCCTTGAGTCCCTTGGCTAAGGATACTTCCGGTGAGGGACCGGTACTTACGGTTTCCCCTATCGAAGAAGATAATATTGCTATGATTCCGGCCGAATGCATTCCAATTGGACCGGCGAAGGTTACCGTTAAGTATGTGCAAGACGATGAAGTAAGGCTATCACAGTCTTTTTCGCTGACGGCCGGGAAGGCTGAAGTCGATTTACGATTTACGGACATCGACAGCAAAGGTGGGGAAGTAGAGGGACTTTTGTGTGGTCATGCGGCGTCCTTTTTGCCCGGTGTCTCTATTGTAGTTACGGCGGAATTCACCCGTCTTGATTGGAACTTTGAAACCCGAGAGTACGAGGAGGTTTCAGGGTTTCAAACGGCGTCAGTTATAGATACGACCTTTGACAGATTACTTGCAGAAAACGGGATACCATTTACTCTCACGGTACCTCAAAATACGGGTACGTGGCGGATCAATTGTAAGGTAGAAGCAAGTCCCCAGATTCAGCTTTCCCTTTTCGGAATGGAAGAAACGTTCTGCCTAAGCTCGGAACCGACAGACTTTCTCGTGGCGGTAGCCGATCAGGCTTCTAAGAGAATCCTCGTGGTCGATCCGGGTGTTGAGGATTGGGACATGTTGGAAGCAGTAAAGTGGTCATGGTACCCAAATGAACGTAATGGTTTTTCTGGCTTCACCCAGGCATGGGGTAATCCGTCCGGGATGAAACTACGCAGGTGTGAGTCTTGGGGCGGGGAGTGGATGGTTGTCGTTGATTCGAAAGGGCTTGCAGCGATTGTACCATATCCGAGAGGGGATTTTCGAAAATGGGCTCAGATTATCAGTGGCAACCTACATTCGGTGGAATTGCTCCCGAACGGCAATATTGCGGTCGCAGCAAGTACCGGAGGCTTTGTGCGGGTCTATACATCTTCACAAGGCCCGGATTCGGCGGTATATACTGAGTATTCTTTGCCTGGTGCGCACGGAGTATTATGGGATCCCAAGCACAATCTTCTTTGGGCTCTTGGGGACGATCGTTTGATCGCGCTGGAGGTGGGGGGTACGCTCGATGCTCCCATGCTGAAGAAAGCCTTGGAGAGCCCCCTCCCGACTTTCGGAGGACACGATCTCGCACCGGTTTACGGAAATACGGATCGGCTATGGGTCACGACAGTTTCTAGTGTCTATCAATATGAAAAATCGACGGATACCTGGTTGACACCATTTCTGGACGATGATATGTGCGAACTTCGTAATGTGAAAGGCGTGGGTAACTCTCCTTCGGGCCGTATCGTTTTTTCCAAGCCAAAAGCAGGGACATTGTACAGTTGGACCACTGATACGATCGAATTGTATCTTCCCAAAGCGAGTCGGATCAGAACCGATGCCGCCTTTTATAAGGTTCGTGTGTGGAATCCCGATTATCAGTAGTTAATGAATGTTTTCAAGGTTTTCTATCTACAAGGGCGGCAAAAAAGTCAATAAGCTAGGGTGACGACTGGTTTTCTTTGGTCGTGAGTACCCCGTCAGGTCACATAATGTTAGGTACCACATAAAACTCGTACCAAAATTGTTACCCAAAACGTCGATGCAGCGTCATCCATGTTGTACGCATTCATGATCTAGATGCTACTTGCTTGCCTCTGTTAAAGTTGCTATGCTGTGTTTAGTGGACTAGCTGTGGCTTTTGTTAGAATGGACTATGGAAGGGAACCTATCAGAGATGGAAGACGTGCGCCATTATGTATATATTGTGCAGTGCTGCGATGGTACGTTGTATACAGGCTATACCACGGATATAGAGCGCCGCATTGATGAACACAATAAGGGTACGGGAGCGCGCTACACCAGAAGCAGAACACCCGTGAGGCTAGTCTATGTAGAGGAGTCGTCCTCCAAGGGTGCTGCCCTCGCCCGGGAGTACGCGATCAAAAAACTCTCCCGCCTGGAGAAGGTGAAGCTAGTCAAGAGGGGTGGGTGCACGGGTTAGTAACTCATCTGTATGAATACCTACGGGGTATCCTCTTTCAACAGGCTCCTCTGGCCAGAACCATCTGTGTAAGGAGAATACATCGTGCTTAAAGTTGCCTTTATCTGTGTCCACAATTCATGTCGCTCCCAAATGGCCGAAGCCCTTGGCCGGAAATTTGCCGGTGATGTGTTTGAATCCTTCTCCGCAGGGATAAAAGTGAAGGAAGAGATAAATCAAGACGCAGTACGGGTAATACAGCAGCTTCATGGAATAGATATGAACGCCACTCAGTATCCGAAACTGCTATCAGAACTCCCTGATATTGATCTTGTCATCACCATGGGATGCATTGTTGGGTGTCCGCATATACCCCATCGGTATCAAGAGGATTGGGGCATTGAGGATCCCACTGGCAAGGGGGACGATGTCTTCATCACCACGGCATACCTTATTGAGTCGAAGGTCAAGCAACTACGACAACGCATACTTAAGAACCAATTGAATCTTACCTAAGGTTGGACGCTCTCTTTCAAGGTTTGCATCTGCATTTTAGTAGGGGGAATGTTCCTTCTATGTCTGCGGTTGTTTGTTACTAGAGGGAGTTTCCTGTAGGTGCAAGGATGTCCCCCAGTAGACATAGTACAGGCTGATCCCTAGAAGCCACCACATTCCTCCTATGCCGACAACGTCAAACAACGAGTCGACCATGTTATGGACCATTCCGGCGATAAGGGCACAGAAGAGGGCTCCATTGAGGTGATTTGGTTGCAAATAAAGTCGGAAGCCAGCTAGTAGTAAAGCCCCTACCAGCACTAAGTAACCAACCAACCCAATTAAACCGCTTTCCGTAGCAACTTGGAGGAAAATATTATGTGCTTGGGAAAAGGCGTAATTTGGGTAGGCTGAGTCTTCTATTTGGTAGTCCAAATATCGTTCTTGAAACATGCCATCGCCAATCCCAATAATGGGGTTGTCCTTAACCATGTTGATGCTCGTTAAGTAGATCTCAAACCTACCCCGCTCCGGGGTAGTAAAGGTTCGGATTAAGCGGTTCCGCAGCGGCAAGGAAAATGTAAAGACCAATGTTGATATAAGAAGAAGCGCGCAGGCGACAATGGCGGTTTTGCGATTACGCACTCCATAGAGGATAAGGCCCACCAAGAAACCAAGCCAGGCGCCCCGGGACATACTCAGAAATAGTGCAACACCAGCACCGATGATGCCACCTAGATAAAGAAGACGTCGCCACCCCTGACTGTGTTGGAAGGCACCGATTAGAATTAACAAGGTCATTGCCGTTACAAGGCCAATCCCGTTGACAGCGGCCCAAATTCCCCGGGCCCTTAAGATATGTTTAGTAAAATGCAAATACAGGGAATGCCCACCGGTCACCATCGCCCCAAGGGCCAAAGACGGCAGTAAGGTTTGGGTGAGTAGACTGCCTTGCACGTAGGGAGCAAAGAACAAGGGGACAACGATCATCAGGCTGGTGGCTAGCCACATGCCCATAGACATAGTTGATCCCGATAGGATACTAGCTACAAGTAAAGCAAGCAAATATGCCATCCCTGATATGATCATCGGTCGGCGTAGCAAAGCAAGATAGGTTCTGTTTATCTGGTAGACATCCTTGAAATGTACCAGGCCCAGTAGCAAAAGCACTGCAAGGGGTACTGTGACACTCCCTAAGGCAAAACCAAAAAAAACAAAGGCTAACCCCAGGCGGATACCGAAGGGGATCGCCCTATTAGAAGGTGTAGACACCATTACATTCTCCTTATTATCAAGTCCGGGAGGTTCCTAGACTAATTCAGTCCAGTACTTATTCGACTTTGTAGGTTAATAGTCCTGTTTCCACGTGGGTGAAACACAGGTCATTAGAAAGCAGGTATGGGAGCATAATCAACGAATCATGTACATGACAGTCCAAAGTTACAGCAAAGTGAATAGGAGTGGAACAATGCATTGGGAACACAATATGTCTGCAATTGCTGGTGATGCTGCTCCCCAGATTGCGATACATAAGGGACAAGTGTGGTTGATGTGGAGTGAGTCCAAAAATTCGCAAGGTATTTCCCTTGGGATGCAGGGCGAGTACACTCACGATCAGGCCAAGATTGTTGTTGCTAAGCTCACGAGCAATCTTGTGGAAGTAGAGTCCTGTTATGTTGTTAATCCAGCAGAGTACGTAGAACTTCAAAGCCTTAACGTTACGGAAGGCGGATCTCTTGCTTTCTGGACCGAAAGGCGTAATGGCATTACAGAGCTTATGGTTGGGCAACGGAAGGATAAGGTGTCCGCCATGTCCATAGAGGGGAGTGTGCTCTCGGCTAAGACCGTGGCATTACCCGATGGTACGGTGGTGCTGGGTGTGATCACCCTTAAGGACAAGAAGACAACTTTAGCCTTATACAAAACTTGCTGTACGGACGAATGGGTATTAGAGGACCTGGGTCTTCGGATTAATGATATATGGTCTGTATCTATGGCACCGGAAGAGAGCAACGGCGTGTGGATAGCATGGGATGCCTTTGTGGACCAACGATTTTGTGCTTTTGGGGGATACTTGGATCTGGGACAAGGTGGGTTTGAGAAGTATCAGCTGCCAGGAACAGGCTATGCCACTTCCCCTGCAGTAACTGCGACTGGTAAAGGTACAGCTTGGATCAGCTATCGGGAAGAGAAGGTCTGGGGTCAGCATGTCTATGGTTTTAACCGTAGTGGGCAGGTCTGGTTGGTGGGAATGGATAAGGATGGGGTACTATCAACGGAAGTAGTGCCCATACCACCGGTACCTGAGGATCCCGATGAGCAGTACCAGGCTTTTGGTCCTGTTCCTGTTGAGTTTGATGGTTGTCTTCGCTTGTTCTACCGTTGGTTTAGGGGTCAGATCAGAGCAAGGACATTGGTCAATGACTGGGGCTGGCAATTGTATGAAATGGTTAGGGACGCCGCAGGAGACTGGCGCGAACCTGTAGAGGTCAGCCTTGACGTTGGTTACAATGAGCCAATCCAGGTGGTGAAGACTGCTGAACGAGAACTCTACTGTATTTACCATAGTTGCAGTTTTGATTCCCAGCGGGGCACTATTCATTCCCGCCGGATTAACATCGCCCGCAGTCAGGGTTATCGACGTAGACCAATTGTGAAGCAGACTTTATCTTGTCTAGGGTTTACCGTTGAGGACCGGCCTAGGTTGAAAACACGACCTACGGTAGCAGTGGATTCCACAAACCTAAAATGCTTCTGGGGTGATATCCATCGTCATTCTTTGGTTTCTAAGTGTATACCGGAACATGACGGCACCTATATGGATCATTTGCGTTACGCAATGCAAGTGAGAGGCTTCGACTTTTACAGCGTTACGGACCATGATGATCAGATTACCGAAGAGGAATGGCGAGAACTCCTTAATCTGCTAGATACAGCATATGATCCTGGCTCCTTTGCCACGCTCTATGGGTTTGAAGGACCCCTATCCACCGTAAAAGGCCACATCAACTTCTATTTCCTAGAACGGGAAGCTGCAGAGTTTGGGATCCGGAGATTGCGTTGGATGAAGTCATTGCCGGAGATTCATGAAGCTTGTCGGAAGTTGAACTTGGTCGATCGGATTTTTAGTGTTCGGCACTTTCATGGAGATGGGCTTCCCTTCGCAGACATTATTGAAGGAGATGGTGCTTTCCATCCGGATTTTGATTGGGTAATGGAAGCGGTGCAAGGTCGCGGTTATGCACCCCGGGCTATCAATACACTGCTGCAACAAGGGTTTCGATTTGGAATGGTAGGCAGTACAGACCATAATCGTCCTCCAGGCCATCCAAATGGCGGCATCGGGATTTACGAGCAGGCGATCACCGGACTGTGGGCTGAGGATATGACCAGGCAGGATGTATTTTCGGCTCTTAAGCAACGGCGGTGTTTTAGTTCCAACGGACCATTCCTGGCCACTTGGATCAGGGTCAATGGCACCTTCATGGGTGGAGTAGCAGCCGGCGGAAGATGCAACACCATTGAGGTGCAGGTGCATCCCACCACTCGGATCACTTCAGTGCGGTTGATCCGGGACGGTAAAGTGGTCGATACTCGGAAGAAGCTGACCTCCGAACCTACGACGTATACCTTCACCGATGAGCCCAAGGATACCATGAATCACTGGTACTACGCTGAGGTGATTCAAAAACCAGAGCCGGGCTTGGATTACGAAGGAATCGCTTGGACTTCACCAGTATGGGTTACATCCACGGCCAAAACAAAGTGACCGGTTGCTCTCAAGGATGGAGGACAGCCAATGACCACAGATGCGACTGATTTGTCCTGCTTGGGCTTTTGAGGGAACCGATGACAGGAGCGACAACACGGTGCCTTTGTTTCATGGGATGCAGGTAATATAGACTATGCCTGGGAGCCCCACAGTGGACAAATAACCGTGTGGGAGAGTCTAAGGATTAGAAATTGAAGCTGGGTATCCTCGGGGTGGTATGAGCAGTGATTTCCGCTTGCATCAGGCGAAGGGCTTGTTCGTAGGTTGCTTGTCCTTCTTCGATCTCTGCTTGGCTAAGCTCCTTTACTCCTTTTAGCCGTCTAGAGTGATGGTGGATTTCGTACTGATGAGCCACCCGGATTAAAGGAATCAAGCGGGGATAGAATCTCTTGAAGTAATAGATATTACTAGCATACAGGTGCTTGGTGATCTTGGACACATTATGTCTTCTTCCCCGACCACAATGATGGATGATCTTAACACCATGCAAAATCGCCATATTCAGTCCAGCCCGCACAGCCCGAGTTGACCAATCGAGGTCTTCGTTATAGAAGTAATAGCTCTCGTCGTATCCCCCAATTCTGCTGAAGGCTTCAGGGCGTATTAGAGCAAAAGTGGTACCGACAAAGCTAATCAGTGACGCCTGCGGGTCAGGGGCATATCGTTTAGGCATGGCTATCGGATAGATACTAGTCCGTTGTTTCTGGAGGGAACCATCGGAATTGTAGAGTCTTCCAGTGACGGCTGAAATATCACGATGCCTCTCCAAAAACTCATACATGCGTAGCAAACTACCTGGTGTGACTTCGGTATCACTGTTCGCAACGAGGATGTATGAGGGAGATAGTTCCAGACTCTTGGCTACAGCCAAATTGAACCCGGCTGCTGGACCTTGATTACTTGTATTAGCAATAGCCCTAGTCTTGGGATAGAATTCTTTGATCCGCTGTAAGGTATCATCTTGTGAGTCATTGTCGACGACAATTTGCACAACCCTCAAGCTATGGGCTAATGCTTCCTTTTCCACGGAATCTAGTAGCGTACAGACCAAGTCCGGGGTTCTATATGTGACTATTGCTGTGGCGATATCTATCATCTGGGATCTCCTTCATATTGAACCATATCTGGAAACTTGATCATACCAAGACAGTATTCTGCATCAAGACAGGAAGTCCTTTCAACTCGTAGTACTAGCCGGGTTTCCACGTATCATAGCGGAACATTATTCAGCAAGTATGCGACAAAAGAGAAGAGAAAGCAGTGTAAAAGACGGCGTCAGTGGTGTTTTGTTCGTAACGTACCTATCTAGTGCAGATGCAGTATCCGCTGGTGAATGCCCATAATTAGTAGCTAGCTTCAAAGGAAAGGACTGTCACATTACCGGGGAAAGTACAGATTCAGCCTAATGACCAGGTGATTGGGCGCTTAGGTCCGGGATAGCCCGGCTAATGACTATGCCGTAGAGCTCGCCTCGGCACCTGAGGATGTCTCATCGCATGGCCTGGCGTTTTAGTGTCAATGAAGCAAACAAGGTCATGAAATGGAGCACTCCAATTTCAGTGAGCACAGGTGACACGCCATACTTATCTGTGACTTACCGTGCCAGTAACATTCGTACAGAGAAGACGGGGTTGACGGAAACCACTGGTTCGTGTTCATATACGGTGCATTCAGCCGTCGATTTCCTATCTATACGAGCTCGTCCCGGATGGGAAATGGCACACATTGGTAGCTCCTGTACCGGAACTGTCCGTGTGGTTCACAGATTTTCAGGTACAGGCGATTAGCGCAGGAGCCTTCATTGAGATTGCAGATTTCAAGTTATTATCCATGGTTGAGTAGTGATTAATCAACACTACACCACAGGCCAAATGAGAAGGAACCCCTGTCATTTGGCCAGAGAATGTGATTTGGTCAACCCAAGTGTTTTCGGTATTCCCGCCTGCATAACCCACCCGCGCTCTACATGATCAGCGATATCATGAGGTAATGTACTATTTCTACGGCGCTTTCCCCAATTCTGACCTACTTGATCCCTAGGTAGTAGCAACATTATTACAAAATATGCTAAAATGGATAGGAAAAACGGGGCATCCCTTGTCAGTGATGAGGTAGAACACTTGGATGATAGACCACCGAATGGAATAAGGTGGGGAGAACCGAAGGAGGAATGGGGTTTGGGCGGATGGGAGAAGGGACTACTGGTCTTGTTTCTTGTGTTTGTTTGTGTAGGTGGTGTTTATACTATGAATACTGATCAACTTAGCGTAAAGGCTATTGCGGCTGAAAACAACGTGGTAATTGACTTTGCCACCGACTTACCTAATTGGGAAATCGATTTACATCAGTGGAATGTGACCTTACATACGGAAAGCGTTGCCGGTGAAGAACACACTATGCTTAAGACGGAAAAAACACAAGTTACGTCGCAGACCCCCTTTGCGGTGAGAAGCATATCTCCAAGGAAGGGGATCGTTGCCGTCAACCTCAAGATGAAGGCTGCACAGACCGGGGCCCATGGTCGCATGGATTTTCATAGCAGTGGTGGTGAAAGACTAGGGGTCATTTACTTTCTGGCGAACGGCAATATTAGTTGGGACTCGACGGAACGAACAATCATCCAGCCCTATGAACCTAACGTATGGTACGAGGTCTGTCTCATCTTTAATCTAAACGCAGGGTTTGTCGAGATACATATTGATGGTGATTTCAGAAGACAGCTGAATCTGGAGAACCCCGCAGAGGACCTGGGACAAATACTCCTGGGAACATACAAGAACTCGGTGGGCATCTTCTATTACGATGGTATTGCCTTTAGTGGAAACATAATGGAGGAGGATGATACCGAAGAGCTTGATCAGCTATGGTTGCGGTATGATCAGATAGAGGATGAGGCCTTACTAAAGTACTACGATGTTTACACCAGCCAGATTGTCATAGGTGGAGTATCTGCAATTACTGACGCGGCTAAACAAGAATTACAGCGGGGGCTGGGAGGTCTGTTGGGTGCACCTAGATCCTGCCTAGAGGAGATCACCGAAGATGGAGCGATCGTTATAGGTACACAGGACTCACCACTTATCTCCGCCTTTGGGTGGAATCAGGAACTTGCGTTGCTAGGCGATGACGGTTTTCTGATTAGAACCGCTACCGTGGATGAGCAAAACGTTACTGTCATCGCCTCATCCACAGACCGCGGTGTACTATATGGGACCTTTCGCTTTTTGAGCCTGATTCAACAGCAAGAGCCAATTGATAACCTAAGCATCATGGAAAGACCAAGAAACCAGTTGAGACTCTTAAACCATTGGGATAATTGGAATGGAACGATTGAGCGGGGGTATGCGGGACTCTCCCTATGGCAGCTGAATCAACCATACGATGAAGCAGATGCACGACTCATTGACTACGCGCGAGCCAATGCTTCCATGGGTATTAACGGGGTAGTGATCAACAACGTGAATGCTGACGTGGAGTTCATTAAGTCCCAAACATTGCTGCAAATCGCTACCTTGGCGGATCTGTTTAGAGCATATGGAATAAGGGTATACCTAAGTGTTAGGTTTGATAGCCCCATCCTTCTTGGTGGTCTTGGAACTTCCGATCCCGTGGATGAGGAGGCAGTTCGGTGGTGGGAGGAGAAAGTTGCCGAGATATATAGCTATGTCCCAGATTTTGGTGGTTTCTTGGTGAAAGGTGACTCAGAAGGGCAGCCGGGTCCCTTGAGATATGGCCGTAACCATGCCGAAGGTGCCAATATGTTAGCCGGTACACTAGCACCCTATGGCGGTGTTCTTATTTGGAGAGCCTTCGTCTATGGGATCAGTGGGTTATCCGAGGATAGGGTTAAGCAAGCCTATGAAGTCTTCCAACCCCTGGACGGGGAGTTTGCAGATAATGTGATCCTGCAGGTCAAAAACGGTCCCTTGGATTTCCAGGTAAGAGAACCTGTATCGCCCCTAATCGGTGGAATGCCCCGTAGTAATGTGGGAATCGAACTGCAAATAACCCAAGAATATACCGGTCATTCCACCCATTTGTGCTGGCTTGCACCCCAGTGGAAAGAGATCATAAGCTTTGATACGCACGCTCAGGGCACAGGTTCCACCGTGGATCTGGTCGTCGATGGATCCCTATTTAACCAAAGGTTATCCCTTGTCGCGGGTGTAGCAAACACCGGTTCTAGTCCCAACTGGACCGGGCATTATCTAGCCCAGGCAAACTGGTATGCCTTCGGCCGATTGGCTTGGGATCCTGGCCTTGCTGCAGAAGATATCGCCGATGAGTGGGTTAAGATGACCTACGGAACTGATGGGGAAGTGGTCAAGACCATTAGGAATATGCTACTGGATTCCTGGGGCATTTATGAGAGCTATACAGCCCCACTGGGTATTGGTCTTCTGCACGATGCAGGTCCCCATTACGATCCAAAACCGGAAATAAGGACTGGTTTTCACAGGGCTGACACCCAAGCTGTTGGCTTTGATCGTACCCGTAGAGGCAGCAGGTTTGTGGATCAGTACTACCCGGTGGTTGCAAGTATGTACAACAATCTTGATACATGTCCTGAGGAATTGCTCCTGTGGTTTCATCGTGTACCTTATACCTACCGGTTAGGCAATGGGAAAACGGTAATCCAACATTTGTATGATTCATGTTACGACGGTGTTGCTAAGGTCCAATGGTTAATAGAAGGGTGGAAGAGTCTTGCGGGAAAAGTAGAACAACGACGATATGATGCCGTTTTGCAGAGCCTCTACAAGCAGCAGGAACACGCGTGGTTGTGGTGTAATACTCTAGTCTGGTATTTTTGTAAGTTATCAGGAATCGGTGATGTCCATGGTCGAACTAATCTTGTAGAGCTAATGGATCTGGTTAACCAGGGAAAGGTAATCCTACAGACAGCCAGTATTGGAGTCGAGCCCGGGGACTATACCCAAGCAGGCAGGGACAATTTGGCCAATGCGCTGAGGAACGTGGAGGCAAGTCTAAGTCACAAGGAAGTCCCTTCGGATGGACTCTTTGAGATCATTACCTACCTTAAGGGTGCATTGTATGATTTTAGAAACTCAATAGTTGCGGGAGAGAACAGCGTGATTCTACACCCCTCCCATGATACATACATCCGGGGTGGTCAGCATGCCGGTATAAACCACGATCTTGAGAGTGAACTTCAGGTCAAGTTCGAGTTCGGGAAACCATCCATGACCAGGATCGCTTTCTTAGAGTTTGAACCTGATGGGAAGCCGGTCAAACAAGCTACCCTCAGATTGTACGCCGAGTTTGTCGACACATTACCAAGCAGGAGCATTACTGTGTACGGCGTAGAGGTAGACGGATGGGAGATACTAGGGCTCACGTGGGATACCGTCCCGGGGAACAGGGGAATACAGTTAGGTAGTTTCAATGTGACCCGATCAGACGTATGGTACGAACTCGATGTAACTGAGTATATGCTCAATCACCCGGGGAAGGTAGTATTT
This Limnochordia bacterium DNA region includes the following protein-coding sequences:
- a CDS encoding arsenate reductase ArsC, giving the protein MVLKVAFICVHNSCRSQMAEALGRKFAGDVFESFSAGIKVKEEINQDAVRVIQQLHGIDMNATQYPKLLSELPDIDLVITMGCIVGCPHIPHRYQEDWGIEDPTGKGDDVFITTAYLIESKVKQLRQRILKNQLNLT
- a CDS encoding DUF6528 family protein, whose translation is MRLRRIEHSPNIWRDKFWSIAIMGIGLMFASWLLTHNPNTVAWAQVGNAVNLGYEVGFIQANESFTAESVWVGEDDAGTKDSLWLAVGTSEDDSSKDSSPYVTLSWVKKDGGFFPTKCLRLAIGQEKSANDLESKDKQVTLYSTSMLDDANYTALLSIDQTVGLLHIAIYKNLSESLLSTESVMYLTSACPVAVHVSSLPRRENHRNLWLFSGSAQIQSRTRPGFRPIASRVEVGEANDYGTVLPLKNVDYGEPIAVRIRANQPMLGEYRVFVESLSPLAKDTSGEGPVLTVSPIEEDNIAMIPAECIPIGPAKVTVKYVQDDEVRLSQSFSLTAGKAEVDLRFTDIDSKGGEVEGLLCGHAASFLPGVSIVVTAEFTRLDWNFETREYEEVSGFQTASVIDTTFDRLLAENGIPFTLTVPQNTGTWRINCKVEASPQIQLSLFGMEETFCLSSEPTDFLVAVADQASKRILVVDPGVEDWDMLEAVKWSWYPNERNGFSGFTQAWGNPSGMKLRRCESWGGEWMVVVDSKGLAAIVPYPRGDFRKWAQIISGNLHSVELLPNGNIAVAASTGGFVRVYTSSQGPDSAVYTEYSLPGAHGVLWDPKHNLLWALGDDRLIALEVGGTLDAPMLKKALESPLPTFGGHDLAPVYGNTDRLWVTTVSSVYQYEKSTDTWLTPFLDDDMCELRNVKGVGNSPSGRIVFSKPKAGTLYSWTTDTIELYLPKASRIRTDAAFYKVRVWNPDYQ
- a CDS encoding O-antigen ligase family protein — protein: MSTPSNRAIPFGIRLGLAFVFFGFALGSVTVPLAVLLLLGLVHFKDVYQINRTYLALLRRPMIISGMAYLLALLVASILSGSTMSMGMWLATSLMIVVPLFFAPYVQGSLLTQTLLPSLALGAMVTGGHSLYLHFTKHILRARGIWAAVNGIGLVTAMTLLILIGAFQHSQGWRRLLYLGGIIGAGVALFLSMSRGAWLGFLVGLILYGVRNRKTAIVACALLLISTLVFTFSLPLRNRLIRTFTTPERGRFEIYLTSINMVKDNPIIGIGDGMFQERYLDYQIEDSAYPNYAFSQAHNIFLQVATESGLIGLVGYLVLVGALLLAGFRLYLQPNHLNGALFCALIAGMVHNMVDSLFDVVGIGGMWWLLGISLYYVYWGTSLHLQETPSSNKQPQT
- a CDS encoding sugar phosphate isomerase/epimerase gives rise to the protein MGNANTADPKCWELGMSSSMLRPVNEETIGDCVSAGVAHLEVILPRKEDDPYGEVEHVFSWARNQNMHIQSVHLPFGWQWDVGQSDKDARSRAIRGVEDLIAKSALWHPVTVIIHPSYEPIPDEERKEWLKRCQQSLAHLSQFASGYGITLAIECLPRTCLGNTSDEVLFLLEGSPSLAVCCDVNHLLQETPQTFIQRVGNRIKATHISDYDGLDEKHWPPGQGVIDWIEVVRALAENGFQGPLMFEVGASAGFGAIELTEWWKKLLSSLD
- a CDS encoding GIY-YIG nuclease family protein, yielding MEDVRHYVYIVQCCDGTLYTGYTTDIERRIDEHNKGTGARYTRSRTPVRLVYVEESSSKGAALAREYAIKKLSRLEKVKLVKRGGCTG